The genomic window TTTTTTCATGGGAGAGATTATTGATGTTTTGGTAAGTAATGATTTGATTTGAACCAGTTAATATATGGCGTTGTTTTGGGAAGGTGTTGATCTGATTGAGCTAATGCACgtgttaaatgggccggcccaagtaggCCACTATGACTGGATGTGAAAGGTGGGCGTAAGATAGAAGTGGTGGGATGAGGTGGGAGTGAGGCGAgactatacctggccatgggaagcccggcccgacGCTGTCCCCGGGCCGTGCTCGGGCCTATATTTTGAGCCCAAAAGCCGGGTCGTGCCCGTCGTTTTTTGAGTTTTtctgaaggtcgggccgggccggcccggagcccgacgggcttttacgtgttcgggcTGGGCTTGAGCCCAGAAAACAGGCCCGATGTCCGGGCCCGGGCCTGGGCTTTTTGCGTCgtgcttggctaggcccggcccgagaTATGGCCAGGTATAGGCGATACTAACAACTCAGACATTAAAAATAAAGATGATTATAGCAAGCCGGTGAAACAGAAGTGCTTCTGATTTCTCTAAGCAAGTTGTCAGCGATCGACCAACGGTGCGAAATATGTTCAGCAACCAGCAAGCTCTGTGGAGACATCACGCCAGGCCCGTTCGGACAACACAGACAGCGATTCGTCTGAAAGCAAAGCGTTCGCATAGCAGTGCAGTACCATGACTACCGAAAGTTGCTGCCGACACGTCGACACCGCCACTCCCCGCGGAGGCGGACATGCCGAAACGGCCAGCAGGCCCACTTTCAGCGGCACCGTCTCTCGGCTAAACTAGTTCCCGTTCCGTCGAAACCTCCGCGCAGGGAAAAAAAGGTCTCTCCTGCACGCGCCCGGTGCTCTCACATGTCACGTGGACCGTTGGCATCCAAGGCCCACCTGTCATGCGCGTTCCTACTACTCACCGTCCCCACACACCCACAGCTTTCGAAAATCACTTCCTCTGCGCTGTTGCCAGTCAGTGGCACGCACGCCTTCCAatggcgctctctctctctctcccgtccgTTCAAACCCCACCCCCCAAATCGCCACTTAATTAACGCCCACAGGCCCCGGCGCGTTGATTAATTTTAAATAACTTGCTAATCAAGTCATATATATTTctcattttttttagtttttctaaCGCTTGTTAATCAAGTTCTAAATCGAATTAAGCGCAAGAAACCGGCGCTCCTCCTAATCCGTTGCccccgccccctctctctctctctccgccgtTCCCAACGCCATTTCCCCCTTTCGATTGGTTGTTTATTCCTCTCTTCGCTGCCATCATTCGCCTTTTTTTCCCTTCCCGTATGCGGATCCGTCTCCTTGTGCCCATCGCCATTCCCCACCACGCCCGCGCCTGATCGGTGGACATgcggagagggggagggggagggtatGGTGAGGATGGAGGGGGAGTGGAGGAGGCCACGGACTTCGAGGTCGGCATCGTCGTGCCCAAGCTCTCGCGCTCCGCGTCGGGAGAGGACTGCGTGGCGAGCCTGGTGCGTGAGCTTGAGGGCGCCGGCCTGCTCGTCGAGCGCGTCCGCGGCGTCCCCGCCGAGTTCATCAAGGTCAGTGCGGCTGTCTTTTTCCTTTTTCAATTTGTTTTGCCATGGTACCCTAATTCCAACTAACGAGGCGGTTTCCGAGAGAAAGCCCAGAGATTAAAGAGCTCCTCAAATTGATTTATAGTGCATGTGGTTTTGCTGTTCCAATTTAGCTGTCTGCGCCCATGGGGATTCTGGGCAGAGCCGCTTCTGAGATGCAGATGAAGAAGCTTACCTGCATCGGTAACTCAACTAATGCACTAAGTATTTGAGATGTGGCGTCAGACCGTCAGTAATGTGTTCGTGTGCTCATTGTTAATCTTCCTTCAGGAATGGAGCTGCAGTTTGAATGGGAACAGGTGACAGCATTCGTCAGGCAGCCTGATGGTTCCCTCTTTAGCTGGCGAGAGCGGTTTATCTGTTTCCGCTACTTGATATATGGCATTGTGAGTATGACCTCTTGTATAGCTGCTGTCTGTCCTAGTTATGCCAAATTGTAGTTATACTCCCTCCGTGTCTTTTTACTCCACATATGAGGTTTCTCTTAAGTCAAACTTAGTATAATTTaaccaaatatatatataattatcaacatctacaatatgaaaatGTATTCCATGATGGATATAATGATATTGATTTGGTTTTCTGAATGTTTGATGTTTTTTTCTATTAAAACTTGGTCAAACTTCCAAACATTTgccctaatatgcagagttaaaaagaacggagggagtacactttAAGTATGGGGAACCATATTTATTTTAAATTATATCTACATCTTACATATGGATGCATTCTAGTATACTTTTATTTTCGTGTCCTGATTCTTTGGATAGGAAACATTTATTTTCTTAATAATGAAATTTTCTTGTCTATAGCATTGTGTGCCCTGATTTGAAGCAAAATGATTTGTTTCTATTGTCTGGTTTCTGCATTTGATATTTGTCTCTTCTAAATGATACAGTAACCAATGCATAGATTACCAGAGGACCTCAACAGGGCAACAATATATGCACATTTGATATATGAGCTATACGAAGTGGGATTTTCTACTTAAATTTTCATTTGTTTAATATGATGTGTGAATAGTAAAGCATATACCCAATCTGAATAGCATTTTGGTTTTTGTGATACGGAATCTCAGATTTCCTTGTGTGATAGCACGTTGTTATTGAACCATGCAGGTGAACAAGACCAACTCTGAAATATCTCTCAAATTTGACGATAAAGAGTTCTATTGGAAACAAAACGAGTCACTATTGCGTAGGCTTGAAGATGAAGGAGTTGTAAAGCTAGTCTTCCCTTTGCATGGTACATAATTAACCTAAGATAATACAACTATTTGTAAAATTCGTAGCATTAGCTAACACTACTTGCTTGTAGAGGAAGTTAAAAGGAAACAGCTCCTGAGAAATTGGGCACTTAACTGGCATGACTTCACATGGCAACCTATTGATGAAGTTTACTCCTATTTTGGAACCAAGGTAGAACAACATGACAGCACGTTGGAGCTACTGTATCTTGTTTCTGGACCATTTATCAAAAGCAAATCAATAAATGAATTCCTTTTGAGACCATAAACCCCCCATTTTTTAACTGCAGATTGCAACGTACTTTGCTTTCCTAGGAATGTATACGCGTTGGCTATTCTTTCCAGCCGTATCTGGATTGGCCACTCAGCTTATAGATTTTGGGTATGCATTTTACCATGGCTCTTTTTTAAAACATGGTACAAATATAACTAATACAGTCAGCTAAGTAGTAAGTATTCCCCTCTGCTCTTTGAACTCAGGTCATTCCAGTGGCTGGTTCTTCCTGCTTTCTTTATCTTCGTGATTTCTTGGGCTGTCTTCTTTTTGCAATTTTGGAAAAGGAAGAATTCAGCACTTCTTGCTAGGTACCATCCAATTCCAGGATATGCAGTTGTTATTCAAGCTCTTGTTGATTAAATTCCTGACCACAAATTTTCTTTCTTCCATATGTTGCCTGAAAGCAGATGGGGCATTAATTATTCATTTGCTGAATACAAAGCTTCGGCCAACGAACTGGAACCAATAAGACATTATCTTCCTATTGAGCGTGTGGAGGAAAAGAATTTTGATGATGCACCTGCTGAGAAAAGGAGATTGCAAAGAAATGAGTGGTCTGGTGTCCTTCTAAGAATTAGGAACAATGCGATTATTGTTCTGGGTATTATTTGTCTTCAGCTGCCATTTGAGTTGGCCTATGCTCATTTGTATGACAAAACTGAAACTGAGGCGCTGAGGTAAGAATGTCACCATGATCTATGTAGTAGTTAGTTTATCATTGTAGAATAGGATTTGATGCAAGACAATTGTATTCACATCATGGGGTGCCCATATGTAGCATGTACAGGGGTAGTTCCGTCCACTACTATTATAGACTTGGGAAAGAAGCGGGACAACTACACCTAATACACGTACGTGTACACTTGGGACACACACAATTATCTCTCAACACCCCCCTCGCGCAGTCGAAGCGTCATGTTTGGCCATGACTGGAACTCCTCAAAGGTAGATGTTGGCAAGCCTTTCGTCATTTTATCCGTGAATTGTTGGGTCGTGGGAACGTGAAGAACTCGAACCTTCCCAAGAGCCACGTGTTcgcgaacaaaatgaatatccagcTTGATGTTCTTGGTTCGACGATGATGGACCGGATTGGCGAAGAGGTAGACGGCG from Triticum aestivum cultivar Chinese Spring chromosome 3B, IWGSC CS RefSeq v2.1, whole genome shotgun sequence includes these protein-coding regions:
- the LOC123070416 gene encoding anoctamin-like protein Os01g0706700; translated protein: MRRGGGGGYGEDGGGVEEATDFEVGIVVPKLSRSASGEDCVASLVRELEGAGLLVERVRGVPAEFIKLSAPMGILGRAASEMQMKKLTCIGMELQFEWEQVTAFVRQPDGSLFSWRERFICFRYLIYGIVNKTNSEISLKFDDKEFYWKQNESLLRRLEDEGVVKLVFPLHEEVKRKQLLRNWALNWHDFTWQPIDEVYSYFGTKIATYFAFLGMYTRWLFFPAVSGLATQLIDFGSFQWLVLPAFFIFVISWAVFFLQFWKRKNSALLARWGINYSFAEYKASANELEPIRHYLPIERVEEKNFDDAPAEKRRLQRNEWSGVLLRIRNNAIIVLGIICLQLPFELAYAHLYDKTETEALRYVLTALYLVAIQYYTRIGGKVSVILIKYENNQGEQSSADSLIYKVFGLYFMQSYIGLFYHASLYRDILTLRKVLIQRLVVSQVLENLIENSIPYLKYSYKKYSAVHKKRQERESPSGKSVRLSTRVEKEYLKPSYTASIGEELEDGLFDDFLELALQFGMIMMFACAFPLIFCFAALNNATEIRADALKLLVMLKRPVPRAAATIGAWLNIFQFLIVMAICTNCLLLVCLYDEEGKWRIEPGLAAILIMEHALLLVKFGFSHFVPEEPAWVRANRVKYVAQAQTVCSQQLLRSISKLDRKWE